A stretch of Ligilactobacillus faecis DNA encodes these proteins:
- the glyA gene encoding serine hydroxymethyltransferase: MDHTKNDPQLWAAIAAEENRQQGNIELIASENIVSEAVLKAQGSVLTNKYAEGYPGKRYYGGCEFVDVVEQLAIDRAKELFGASYANVQPHSGSQANAAAYKALIEPGDTVLGMDLASGGHLTHGSPVNFSGQTYNFVGYNVDRETEQIDYEAVLALAKEVRPKLIVAGASAYPRQIDFKRFKAIADEVGAFFLVDMAHIAGLVAAGEHQNPVEYADIVTTTTHKTLRGPRGGLILTNDEQLAKKINSAVFPGLQGGPLEHVIAAKAVALGEALTPAFKAYAAQVIKNAQAMAEVFAKVPELKMISGGTDNHLLLLDVRGFGLNGKEAEQLLDSVSLTVNKNSIPFETLSPFKTSGIRLGTPAITSRGFDEADAKTVAELIVSVLRSNGDEATLEAVKAKVKELTTAHPIYQ; this comes from the coding sequence ATGGATCATACAAAAAACGACCCTCAGTTATGGGCTGCGATCGCAGCCGAAGAAAACCGACAACAAGGCAATATCGAGTTGATCGCTTCAGAAAATATCGTTTCAGAAGCAGTCTTAAAAGCCCAAGGCAGTGTTTTGACTAATAAGTATGCAGAAGGTTATCCTGGGAAACGATATTACGGTGGGTGCGAATTTGTCGATGTTGTTGAGCAATTAGCGATCGATCGTGCCAAAGAGCTTTTTGGGGCAAGTTATGCCAATGTCCAACCGCATTCGGGGTCACAAGCTAACGCAGCTGCGTATAAAGCTTTGATCGAGCCAGGTGATACTGTTTTAGGCATGGATCTAGCTAGCGGAGGTCATTTGACCCACGGTTCGCCAGTCAACTTTAGCGGACAAACATATAACTTTGTTGGTTATAACGTTGACCGTGAAACAGAACAAATCGACTACGAGGCGGTTTTAGCTTTGGCCAAAGAAGTCCGGCCGAAGTTGATCGTAGCTGGAGCGAGTGCTTATCCACGCCAGATCGACTTTAAACGTTTCAAAGCGATCGCAGATGAAGTAGGAGCTTTCTTTTTAGTTGATATGGCGCACATCGCAGGACTAGTCGCAGCTGGAGAACATCAAAATCCAGTTGAATATGCTGATATCGTGACCACGACAACACATAAAACATTACGTGGACCACGAGGCGGGCTGATCTTGACAAATGATGAACAATTGGCTAAAAAGATCAATAGCGCTGTTTTCCCGGGCTTACAAGGTGGTCCGTTAGAACATGTTATCGCGGCTAAAGCAGTTGCTTTAGGAGAAGCTTTGACACCAGCTTTCAAAGCTTATGCTGCTCAAGTTATCAAAAATGCACAAGCGATGGCAGAAGTTTTTGCAAAAGTGCCAGAATTAAAAATGATCTCAGGCGGAACTGATAATCATTTGCTGTTACTCGATGTACGTGGTTTTGGATTAAATGGTAAAGAAGCCGAACAGCTTTTAGATAGTGTTTCTCTAACAGTCAACAAAAATTCGATTCCATTTGAGACGCTCAGTCCTTTTAAAACAAGCGGGATTCGTTTAGGAACACCAGCGATCACAAGCCGTGGCTTTGATGAAGCTGATGCTAAGACGGTGGCAGAGTTGATCGTCTCTGTTTTACGCTCCAATGGCGATGAAGCTACTTTAGAAGCAGTAAAAGCTAAAGTAAAAGAACTGACAACAGCTCATCCGATCTATCAATAA